In a genomic window of Pseudorasbora parva isolate DD20220531a chromosome 24, ASM2467924v1, whole genome shotgun sequence:
- the LOC137063987 gene encoding uncharacterized protein, producing the protein MGQTYPKPEPSEAPKAWMERCSWGYYTNPYLDNLAGWTEGTQWRSYPREGTFDPGFLRNAFDLIYGKQGDPNWDYDYMKEGYDVWYKMADVWRDKTRAYVPKAVLKTVPNPEKLKKNSPKKNKPTTAVPEHCTLPRENPPPYVSPSNLACVSKTSPPPAPLQVSEKPCENKKEQKIREIPKIYPSLPTSEGINLDNSECDDNEYADMQDLIKGPKVQNVAAVWMEKRGGIDIQPPSPSALKDIIDLLPSPSKPIQFVDMLIRTSRHCQLVGADYRFILQCKLGDAYNEEALIAAVAVLEPGTDRIETVKEEVKDETRKTKKTVITLKWRDQAPEMLKELEKNLKKYLLNLKAANRDLSQVTNCKQEKDEPPSQFMKRFIDVWMNVGGLDLDVNKEHPMFLSTFMANCTPAHQDTLKHHLSDRSTLKIKDAAAKIRTLESDGLFQTQGVKKNVACVAVQSQNQGQNSGRKKGKCDYCQKPGHWYRECRKRISDRQNLKVGRRPLSVPMYGAGPGFQGPQHYEQARQGNYNPQRSTGPADALPPQNTGRGGPNPYYHH; encoded by the coding sequence ATGGGGCAAACATATCCAAAACCAGAACCAAGCGAAGCTCCTAAAGCATGGATGGAAAGATGTAGTTGGGGATAttatacaaatccatatttggATAATTTAGCCGGCTGGACAGAGGGTACACAATGGCGTAGTTATCCTAGGGAAGGAACTTTTGACCCTGGATTCTTACGTAATGCATTTGACCTAATTTATGGTAAACAGGGTGATCCCAATTGGGACTATGATTATATGAAAGAGGGATATGACGTGTGGTATAAAATGGCTGATGTATGGAGAGACAAAACTCGGGCATATGTGCCAAAAGCCGTCTTAAAAACTGTTCCTAACCCAGAAAAACTAAAAAAGAACAGTCCAAAAAAGAACAAACCCACGACTGCCGTGCCAGAACATTGCACTTTGCCACGGGAAAATCCTCCACCTTATGTTTCACCGTCTAATTTGGCGTGCGTTTCAAAAACTTCGCCGCCGCCTGCACCCCTCCAGGTTTCAGAGAAACCTTGCgaaaacaaaaaagaacaaaaaataagAGAAATACCCAAAATTTATCCCTCGCTTCCTACAAGTGAAGGGATCAATTTGGACAATTCTGAGTGTGATGATAATGAATATGCGGACATGCAGGACCTGATTAAGGGTCCCAAAGTGCAGAATGTGGCAGCTGTTTGGATGGAGAAAAGAGGGGGGATTGACATTCAGCCTCCGTCTCCAAGCGCCCTAAAAGACATAATCGACCTGTTACCAAGTCCGTCAAAACCTATACAGTTCGTAGATATGTTAATTAGGACTTCTCGTCATTGCCAACTAGTAGGTGCGGATTATAGATTCATCTTACAATGCAAATTGGGAGATGCGTACAACGAGGAAGCATTAATAGCTGCCGTGGCAGTGTTAGAACCAGGAACTGATAGAATAGAGACGGTAAAGGAAGAGGTAAAGGACGAAACTcgaaaaacaaaaaagacagtCATTACTCTCAAATGGCGTGATCAGGCGCCTGAAATGCTCAAAGAATTGGagaaaaacctgaaaaaataCTTGCTAAATCTAAAAGCAGCGAACCGTGACTTGTCACAGGTCACTAATTGTAAACAAGAAAAGGATGAACCGCCATCGCAGTTCATGAAGCGATTTATCGATGTTTGGATGAATGTTGGTGGGCTGGATCTAGATGTTAACAAGGAACACCCTATGTTCTTGTCTACTTTCATGGCTAATTGTACTCCCGCTCACCAGGATACACTGAAACATCACCTCAGTGACAGAAGTACTCTGAAAATTAAAGATGCTGCAGCCAAAATTAGAACGTTAGAGTCTGACGGGTTGTTTCAAACTCAGGGTGTTAAGAAAAACGTCGCCTGTGTCGCAGTCCAATCTCAGAATCAAGGCCAGAATAGTGGTAGGAAGAAGGGTAAATGTGATTACTGTCAGAAGCCCGGACATTGGTATAGGGAGTGCAGGAAGCGCATATCGGACAGACAGAACTTGAAAGTGGGGAGGAGGCCACTGTCTGTGCCTATGTATGGTGCTGGACCTGGTTTCCAGGGTCCTCAGCACTATGAGCAAGCAAGGCAGGGTAATTATAACCCCCAGCGCAGCACTGGGCCTGCTGATGCTCTTCCCCCTCAAAACACAGGAAGAGGGGGGCCCAACCCATATTACCATCACTAG